In one window of Nocardia brasiliensis DNA:
- a CDS encoding cation:proton antiporter produces MEGTALALIQLGAVFFGLGVLGRIAARIGLSPIPLYLIGGLVFGTGGLIELHQVDEFIHLASEIGVVLLLLLLGLEYTAAELVTGMRRSWPAGLLDIALNATPGVIVALSLGLGVTGAIAMAGVTYISSSGIVAKVLNDLGRLGNRETPVILSILVFEDLAMAAYLPVLTAVLAGVGLLAGLKTLGIALIAVTVVLVIALRYGKYVSAVVASDDREVFLLKLLGAALLVAGIASAVQVSAAVGAFLLGIAISDSTAHSATKILEPLRDLFAAMFFVLFGLSTDPASIPPVLGWAVLLAVVTTATKIATGWWAAKRAGATTLGRARAGTALVARGEFSIVIAGLAVAAGALPAEFAALATTYVLLMAIVGPIGARIVEPVVRRFVLRQPKPQPDLVTD; encoded by the coding sequence ATCGAAGGAACCGCACTGGCGTTGATCCAGTTGGGTGCCGTGTTCTTCGGGCTCGGCGTGCTCGGCCGCATCGCGGCCAGGATCGGTCTCTCGCCGATTCCGCTGTACCTGATCGGCGGCCTGGTGTTCGGCACCGGCGGCCTGATCGAACTCCACCAGGTGGACGAGTTCATCCACCTCGCCAGCGAGATCGGCGTCGTGCTGCTGTTGCTTCTGCTAGGGCTGGAGTACACCGCCGCCGAGTTGGTGACCGGGATGCGAAGATCCTGGCCTGCCGGATTGCTCGATATCGCGCTGAACGCCACCCCGGGCGTCATCGTCGCGCTCAGCCTCGGGCTCGGCGTCACCGGCGCGATCGCGATGGCCGGTGTCACCTATATCTCGTCCTCGGGCATCGTCGCGAAGGTCTTGAACGACCTCGGCCGCCTCGGCAACCGCGAGACGCCGGTGATCCTGTCGATCCTGGTGTTCGAGGATCTGGCGATGGCCGCGTATCTGCCGGTGCTCACCGCGGTGCTGGCCGGCGTCGGCCTGCTGGCAGGGCTGAAGACCCTCGGTATCGCGCTGATCGCGGTCACCGTCGTGCTCGTCATCGCACTGCGCTACGGAAAATACGTCTCCGCCGTCGTCGCCAGTGACGACCGTGAGGTGTTCCTGCTCAAGTTACTCGGCGCCGCACTGCTGGTGGCAGGCATCGCCTCGGCGGTGCAGGTGTCCGCGGCGGTCGGCGCCTTCCTGCTCGGCATCGCGATCTCCGATTCCACCGCGCACAGCGCGACCAAGATTCTCGAACCGCTGCGTGACCTGTTCGCGGCGATGTTCTTCGTGCTCTTCGGGCTGTCCACCGACCCGGCGAGCATTCCGCCGGTGCTGGGCTGGGCCGTGCTGCTCGCGGTGGTGACGACGGCGACGAAGATCGCGACGGGTTGGTGGGCCGCCAAACGGGCGGGCGCCACCACGCTCGGCCGCGCCCGCGCGGGTACCGCGCTGGTCGCCCGCGGCGAATTCTCCATCGTCATCGCAGGCCTCGCGGTGGCCGCGGGCGCGCTACCCGCCGAGTTCGCGGCCCTGGCCACGACCTACGTGCTGTTGATGGCGATCGTCGGGCCGATCGGCGCGCGCATCGTCGAGCCGGTCGTGCGACGGTTCGTGCTCCGGCAACCGAAACCGCAACCCGACCTCGTCACCGATTAG
- a CDS encoding cation:proton antiporter regulatory subunit encodes MNIEVTSLPGIGVRKDFPLTKSGRRIGIVEHRDGTVELIYTKIGDPDTTIQIPVTAREAGVLANLLGAPQLVSQLREEHRGMTGVQTRTLPIVGGSPYAGRTLGETEIRTRTRASIVAVMRAGQMQPSPGPDFTFAAGDLLIVVGTDEGLDAAADILTDG; translated from the coding sequence GTGAACATAGAAGTGACATCGCTGCCGGGAATCGGTGTGCGAAAAGACTTTCCGCTGACGAAATCGGGCCGCCGGATCGGCATCGTCGAACATCGGGACGGCACCGTCGAGTTGATCTATACCAAGATCGGCGACCCCGATACCACCATCCAGATACCGGTGACGGCCAGGGAGGCCGGCGTACTCGCCAACCTGCTCGGCGCCCCGCAACTGGTGTCGCAGCTGCGCGAAGAACACCGCGGCATGACCGGGGTGCAGACCAGGACGCTGCCGATCGTCGGCGGCTCGCCGTATGCCGGGCGGACCCTCGGTGAGACCGAGATACGCACCCGGACAAGAGCTTCCATCGTCGCGGTGATGCGCGCCGGGCAGATGCAGCCCTCGCCGGGGCCGGACTTCACGTTCGCCGCGGGCGATCTGCTGATCGTCGTCGGCACGGACGAGGGTCTGGATGCCGCCGCCGACATCTTGACCGACGGGTGA
- a CDS encoding lytic transglycosylase domain-containing protein: MSGPFTVSALAITGLLMTGSAAHTAPPAHAPENTLAATTYPDPTYPITDQSVSVEPTGTERLDGSSTETLPSEGDSMINDPLPLQDIEVPQDGTRGIPEPLLAAYRNAELSAESSMPKCGLPWYLLAGIGKVESNHAANGRIDEKGTTKGTIFGPALDGTLPGNEIIKASDGSFVRAVGPMQFLPGTWAIYAADGDGDGNTDPNNVFDATLAAGKYLCSGGLDLRDPAQEMRAVLRYNNSRDYAALVLSWANAYKTGGATPVEISAAVPDSMPDGSMPEGTGSSMVVDDPAALAPPADPPVDLPADPAAPATTETPSTTPTTTVVPEPTGTATPNGTLTLQIHVLINVPGRGQIPCGIFCTPPAPGTPAPKPGPLRLPGPPPSMPFTIPALPDHKPPTTTAPEPPKTSAPATTSSAAPPTTTTTTTTPSTTPTTTPTSTAPTVEPRSQRTPSTAPGSSPTRPSPTSTSTPPPPAPAVAPPPAAAPSAQQSTPAPQQTTPQQSALAPAPQQSAPQRSAPQQSTPAPQQPPAAQSQPSRQPQPAQPSAAPPAGRQSQAPAPTTAAPKPPAAESTRPPAKPAPTTTPPPTR; the protein is encoded by the coding sequence ATGTCCGGTCCATTCACCGTGTCCGCGCTGGCAATAACCGGGTTGCTGATGACGGGATCGGCCGCGCACACCGCGCCGCCCGCCCACGCACCCGAGAACACGCTCGCGGCCACGACCTACCCCGACCCGACCTATCCGATCACCGATCAGTCGGTGAGCGTGGAACCCACCGGCACCGAACGGCTCGACGGCTCCTCGACGGAAACGCTTCCGTCCGAGGGGGATTCGATGATCAACGATCCCCTGCCGCTACAGGACATCGAGGTGCCACAGGACGGCACCCGCGGCATTCCGGAGCCGCTGCTTGCCGCCTACCGCAATGCCGAACTGTCCGCGGAATCGTCGATGCCCAAATGCGGCCTGCCGTGGTATCTGCTGGCAGGCATCGGCAAGGTGGAGTCCAACCACGCGGCCAACGGCCGGATCGACGAGAAGGGCACCACGAAGGGCACCATCTTCGGTCCCGCGCTGGACGGCACCCTGCCCGGCAACGAGATCATCAAGGCGAGCGACGGCAGTTTCGTGCGCGCCGTCGGGCCGATGCAGTTCCTGCCCGGCACCTGGGCGATCTACGCCGCCGACGGCGACGGCGACGGCAACACCGACCCGAACAACGTCTTCGACGCCACGCTGGCCGCGGGCAAGTATCTCTGCTCCGGCGGGCTCGATCTGCGCGATCCGGCGCAGGAGATGCGAGCGGTGCTGCGCTACAACAACTCCCGCGACTATGCGGCGCTGGTGCTGAGTTGGGCCAACGCCTACAAGACCGGCGGCGCGACGCCGGTGGAGATCTCGGCCGCCGTGCCGGACAGCATGCCCGACGGCAGCATGCCCGAGGGCACCGGATCGAGCATGGTGGTCGACGATCCGGCAGCGCTCGCCCCGCCCGCCGATCCGCCGGTCGATCTCCCCGCGGATCCGGCGGCGCCGGCGACCACCGAGACGCCCTCGACCACACCGACCACCACGGTGGTGCCCGAACCCACCGGCACCGCGACCCCCAACGGCACGCTGACGCTCCAAATCCATGTGCTGATCAATGTCCCCGGGCGCGGCCAGATCCCGTGCGGCATCTTCTGCACCCCGCCCGCGCCCGGCACGCCCGCGCCGAAACCCGGCCCGCTGCGCCTGCCCGGACCGCCGCCCTCGATGCCGTTCACCATCCCGGCGTTGCCGGACCATAAGCCGCCGACCACCACGGCGCCGGAACCGCCGAAGACCTCCGCGCCCGCCACGACCAGCAGTGCGGCGCCGCCGACGACGACCACCACCACCACCACACCCTCGACGACGCCGACCACGACACCGACCTCGACCGCGCCGACCGTCGAGCCGAGGTCGCAGCGAACACCGTCCACGGCACCGGGTTCCAGCCCCACGCGGCCTTCGCCGACCTCGACTTCAACCCCACCGCCGCCCGCCCCCGCGGTGGCGCCACCACCGGCCGCGGCGCCCTCGGCACAGCAATCCACACCCGCACCACAACAAACCACGCCCCAGCAATCCGCGCTCGCACCCGCACCACAGCAATCCGCACCACAGCGGTCCGCGCCGCAGCAATCCACACCCGCACCGCAGCAACCGCCGGCCGCCCAGTCACAGCCCTCCCGCCAGCCGCAACCCGCGCAACCCTCGGCGGCACCACCCGCCGGTAGGCAATCGCAGGCACCCGCGCCGACCACCGCCGCACCGAAACCACCCGCGGCCGAATCCACCCGTCCCCCAGCCAAACCGGCGCCGACCACCACGCCGCCGCCCACCCGATAA